The sequence below is a genomic window from Microbacterium sp. cx-55.
CCAGACCATGCCCGTGACGAGCGAGCAGTTGACCTTCCGTCAGGGCGAGCGCATCTACACGCCGACCGAGATCGTCGACCAGTCCGGAAGCCGGCTGCACCGCTTCACGGCGGAGCCGGGCCTGCTCGAGGTCCGCTACGACGCGACCGTGTCGGGGCGTGCTGCGCCGGCTCGGGGGAGCGATCTGGAGACCATCACCTACCTGCGGCCGAGCAGGTACTGCCAGTCCGATGAGGTGTTCGCGCAGGCGCGGCGCCAGTTCCGGGGGCTCGAGGGCTTTGCGCTGCTCGATGCCGTCTCCGACTTCGTCGCGACGAGTGTGACCTACACGCCGGGGCTGAGTCTCGGCACCGACAGCGCGGTCACCACGCTCATGACCGGGCAGGGCGTCTGCCGCGACTACGCGCACGTCGTCATCGCGCTGCTCCGGGCGATGG
It includes:
- a CDS encoding transglutaminase-like domain-containing protein — protein: MERAVTAEMDLELGSSVDLIFQITAAQTMPVTSEQLTFRQGERIYTPTEIVDQSGSRLHRFTAEPGLLEVRYDATVSGRAAPARGSDLETITYLRPSRYCQSDEVFAQARRQFRGLEGFALLDAVSDFVATSVTYTPGLSLGTDSAVTTLMTGQGVCRDYAHVVIALLRAMDVPARYAACFAPGLDPMDFHAVAEAYLDGAWYVIDATRLAPRDSLVRIATGRDAADCAFLSYHGGNVGLERLHVDAWQTDAVTASVSDDPHAPVQLT